The segment ggctaacacggtgaaaccccgtctctactaaaaatgcaaaaaaagattagccgggcgtggtgtcgggcacctgtagtcccagctactcaggaggctgaggcaggagaatggcgtgaacctgggaggcggagcttacagtgagctgagattgtgcataagaacaaaaaaccaaagaaagaGCGAAGGAaattgtagcttttttttttagacagtgtctcactgttgccaaggctggagtgcagtggtgccatcttggctcactgcaacctccacctcctgggctcaagtgattctcctgcctcagcctcccgagtagctgggactacaggcacacaccaccacgcctggctaatttttgtatttttggtagagacaggttttcattatgttggccaggctggtctcgaactcctgacctcgggtgatccacctaccttggcctcccaaagtgctgggattacaggcgtgatccaccatgcccatctGGAAGttgtacctttttattttattattttttttttaattttattttattttttgagacggagtctcgctctgtcgcccaggctggagtgcagtggcgcgatctcggctcactgcaagctctgcctcccaggttcacaccattctcctgcctcagcctcccgagtagctgggactacaggtgcccgccaccacgcatggctaattttttgtatttttagtagaaacgaggtttcacagtgttagccaggatggtcttgatctcctgacctcgtgatctgcccacctcggcctcccaaagtgctggaattacaggtgtgagccaccgcgcccagccagttgtACCTTTTTAAATGTGAAAGTTCCCAAATTTATTGTATGTATTTTCAGTTGTTGtgggaaatatacatatatcagaaAGTTGGCATGTACTAAGGAATAGGTTTATATTGAACAGGCCAGTATCCATTACATAACATCTTGGGATTAGTAGCATAAACACAGTCTGTATCTGGATATACTTTTAAttgagaatctgcaagtgggatTGAGAATAATAAATAGCTCTTTCTTCTGCAAATCTTTCTAGTAGTAATGGTGTTATTATGAGGAAATTGTCAGGTTTTTGCAGAAATTACTCATAATGAAATACCAGATCTAGGAAATGATGATCAGTAGTTTCTAGTGTCACAACCCCCACcacccttttttaaaaagcttttccaATTGTATCTATTATCATCCAAGTGAAAAGTGTTGGGATGAATACTTGGTTAGGAAATGCTGACTTCTCCAGTCTTATAATCCTATATGATTATCCACTGTTTCCTATCATTTCCACACTGGAATGATACCAAATGTTATACATCTTTGAACATATCTTGATGTTTTCTCTCTGTCTGGATTCCTCTCTTCCCCCGACCCTCCCTGAGAGTATCTGTTTATGattctttgaaaacttttttGAGCATTTGGGACTACACATTTACCTCCCAACCCTTGACAGAATCAATAACTCCcttctttgtattatttcagtatttttcacAACTGTTGCTTCACAGGCTGTTTtgcatttacttgtttatacctCTTTTCTCTTGAACAATGAGCACTTTGAGGACAAGActctattttatttgtctttatattcATGGTCTAGCATGGTCCCTAGTTCGTACATGGTTggcctgtactttttttttttttttgagacggagtcttgctttgtctccaggctggagtacagtagagcgatcttggctcactgcaacctccacttcccgggttcaagtgatcctcctgcctcagcctcctgagtagctgggactacaggcgtgtgccaccatatccagctaattttttgtatttttagtagagacagggtttcaccatgttggccaggatggtctcgatatcctgaccttgcgatccgcccaccttggcctcccaaagtgctgggatcaccggtgtgagtcaccacacccggccttttttttttttttttttttttttgagatggagtttcactcttgttgcccaggctggagtgcaatggcacaatctcggctcactgaaacctccacctcccatgttcaagcaattctcctgcctcagcctcccgagtagctgggattacaggcatgcaccaccacacctaattttgtatttttagtagagatagggtttctccatgttggtcaggctggtcttgaactcctgatctcaggtgatccgcctgcttcggcctcccaaagtgttgggattacaggcctgagacactgtgcctggctggcctgtacttattaaacattttaaatagttgCTAGGTTGTATCAGAAAAACTTGAGGGCTGACCTGCAAGATTAGTCACTTTTACAATGTTTCTGTGGGGGGAATTTATCTTCTTTTGGTaggatattagaaaatataaatataactgacttaaatgaacttttaaaattcaattcaTATTTAAGTTAGGAACTGCCCATCATatcactgaaatatttatatgcatctaaAATTTGATAGTTTTAAAACTTGAGTGAATACTGTAATCCAAATATCATTGCATAGAGCAAATAAAGCATTCCCCCTATTCTTAGCTGTAACCCTGTCTCTGAAGAACTAGGGGAAATTGCATGGATCATTTAATTCCATTATCCTCTCTAAAGCCTCCCAAAAGGTTAGTGGGTGTTATGAGAAGCTAAACGTCTGCTGTGCTTTAACATAATTTAAGTAATCACATGTGACTAGTGGCccccatattggacagcacagctctAAGTTAAGTGTTCAGACTTCATCCTTTACTAATAGGGAGCCATTGAAAGTATTTGGGCAGGACAGAGGAGAGGACTGGATTTAAATTTAACACATCTCATTAGTAGGTGTGTATAGGTGGGAGAAATTGTAGGGAGCTACCTAACAGTccaaaaagaaagattatttgtCTTAATTAATGGCAGATGGGACGATTGGATGAATATTTAAGTACAGAATCAATGAACttgattttgtaattattttgcttattttcttatattGGATCATGACCAACTTGATGGCAAAGTCTATATTATAATAATTGTGGTAACCAACATGTTTTGAGCATTTGCTAAATGTAAGGCACTGTTGAGTGCCTtttgtgcattatctcatttagtgctctcaacagccctatgaggtaggAAGTATTATCTTCATCTTACAGACAAAGAacagctcagagaggtgaagtaacctGCTGAAAGTCACACAGATAGTAAATGCAAAGAGATTTGAGATGaaaagagtaaaatttaaaatcaggtGGCAAAGGAGATCATGAAACATTTAGATATGTGTAGCGTAGAACATTACTGTTTTGTGGGAGTTTCCTGATTTGGGCACATAGtagattatgaaaatattttttattgatacttattgagcatatactatgtgctaggcattctAAGCCCTTGACATgggttaaattatttaattttcacaacagtcCTGTGAGACATcattatgttcatttttatagaggaagaaagtGATGTACAAACATAGGCTGACTTGTTTAAGAAAGTAACAGAGCAGGGATTAGAGTCCAAGTAATTTGGCTCCAGCACTCCTGCACTACTTAATACATTTGTGTGTTGTGTTAGTAAATAAATACTGTACAAATGGCAAGATAGGCCAGACGCTGGTGTTTCAATAAAGCAAACTCATCTTAACCATGAAAGTGACTCAGCTTGAGATTTAATTAATATTGTTTCTATGTGTGAGGATCTTTCTTTTTATGGCCTTTGGCAGTAAAATGATCTAAGCGTTTTTATAGAATGTATAAAATgtggctttttttgtgtgttaaatACTTTATGACCTTGAGTTTACTGATCCTGACGAAgctcctcttttcctctttttgccCACTAAAGATCCATTTTATTTATGCACACAGTTAAAGCCACTGTAGTGTAGTGGAAACAGCACATATTGGATTTGTGTGTTCTTACATTTTAATTCCAGCATTATccattactagctgtgtgactggaCAAATTATACATCTTTAGAACTTCCCTTTTCTaacctgtaaaatgagggaaaTTAAATCTTCTTCATTGGATAGTTGTAAGGAgtaaatgggatgatatattttttaaatgcctgctGTACTACTTAGTGTATGGCAGATATTCAAAAAATTGTGAGTGCTTTACTTCTTAATAAATGAAACACCTCCAaatttaagtacttttttttcccttatagTTGCTCAATTTTGTAGGTGAACTCTGTGCTTGCCAAACACTTGGTAGCCAGACCTTTAGAATTTGAACCGGATACTATAGAGttcctaaataaaatatgcattagAAGAGAAATGCATTAATTCTTTATGGTGTTGTGTGACTGTTTTGTGTCTTTTGCCAAGAGGTAATTCTCTGCTGTATTGGAGAGGAACAATGGTAAGGAAAACTTAAGCTTCTTGTGTTTCTGGAGTTCTAtcttgaatggataaatgaatgaataaatgaatcacatTCTAGTTGGACATGTAAAAAGCAAGTAGTGAAACTCTTGAGAAAATTCTCACAAAAGGTagctctttttctaaaatatttccttCTGATTTCTCAGTAATGATGTAGAGAGCTGTAGTTTACAAGCTGATTTTAGAACCGTATATTAATAGAAAAAGCAAATAGACAAAAGGTCAGTAGTCCCTGCATATTCTGGGAACATTCTTTTAGATTTTGATTTGTAGTGTAATGCTTTTATTTTGGGGAAATAAGTTCCTTGAGTTCCCTTTAACCAAGAGCAGTACTTAAGCAATGATATTTAATGACTACATAACTGAGACTCCTAAATCACATATTGAAATCTGACTGACATAAGGAAGTATTGAGGAGGCAAAGGAAAAGAATTGAGCAtcattttttgagatacagttaaTGTACTTAAAAATTTCCAAGGGATCATAGTTTTTTTTTGAATTCAGCTTTATTGAAATGTCACAAAGCATTAAAATGCACAGATTTTAAGTGTCAAATGTGATGAATTTTGATACACGcaaacatttgtataaacactACTTTAGTcaagaaatggaaaatttccaTCAGCTGGGAAAGTTCCCTCTGTGCCGCTTTGCAGTCAGTCCTCCCAGAGGCAGCCATGTTGTCTAATTTCTGTTACCATAGACTGCTCTAGAACTTCATATAAGTGATATCAGGCTGGTCGAGGTggctcaacctgtaatcccagcactttgggaggccaaggtgggaggatcacttgaggccaggagtttgagaccgtaacaagaccctgtctctacaaaaaatacaaaaattaaccaggcatgatagctgtaatcccagctacttggaatgctgaggcaggaggattccttgggctcaggagtttgaggccatagtgaaccgtgattgtgccactgcactccggcctgggtaacagagtgagaacctgtctcataaataaataaataaatacacaaataaatacatgaataaataaataagtagtatGTGCTTTGATGCCTAACATCTTTTGCTCaatagatttttgaaaaatttttttgtcattgtaggtatcaatagttcatttttattcctggaatagtattccattgtatgaatgtacaACGATTTGTTTATCCGTTAACTTGATAGAATTTTTGTTTTCAGCTTTGGGCTATTATAAACAAAGTTTCCGTAAACATTTTTGTACCAGTGTTTTTGTGgatatttgtattcatttatctGGGAGAGGAATGGCTGGGCTGtttgatatgtgtatatttaacttAAACTTTTCTAAGTGGTGATCCTATTTCATACTGCCACCAGTAATGTATGAGAGTTACAGTTACTGCACGTCTTCACTAACATGATatagtttttctacttttagccattctagtgggtataTAATAGTACCTTatttggctttaatttgcatttctctggatAACTAATGATATTGATCACAGATTAGGATGCCGTTTGGCCGTTTGTATATTCCCTTTTGTGAAGTGTCCAagctttttgcccatttttaaatcgaattgtctttttgttattgatttgtaggagatCTTTATGTTTTTCATACAAGTCCCTGAGAATATTTTCAGCCAGTGTGGtttgtctttccattttcttttttctttagagtctcactctggcaccagAATATAGGTTTCACAAGTGCAGAGATTTTCATCTTTTCGTTTGCTGATGGCATGTGTCactcagtggcacgatcacagctcactccagTCTTGACTTCCTGCACTCAAGAATTCCTccaatctcaacctcctgagtaactgggactgctgGCATGCGcaaccacaccaagctaatttttttctattttttgaagagatgggatctcactatgttgcttaggctggtctcgaattcctgggctcaagcgattctctcacatcagcttcccaaagtgcaggggttacagtcgtgagccactgcacccagcctccattttcttaatagtgtcttttgatgagtagaagttttaaattttgattaataccagttatcttttttttctttttcagtttatgatttttttgtcCTAGCTAAGAAACCTCTGTTTATCCCCAGGTAGAAAAGTGATTCAGTCTAATGTTGTCTTTCTTgtctgtcttgtcttgtcttgtcctgtcttttttctttcctttccttttctttcctttcctttcctttcctttcccttcccttcccttcccttccctttcgcTTCCCCTCCCCCtggccctccccctccccctcccctccccctccctccccctcccccctcccctccccttctccttcccttcctttcccttccctttcctgtcctgtcctgtcctgtcctgtcctgtcctgtcctttccgagacagagtcttgctttgttgctcaggctggagtgcagtagcatgatctcagctcactgcaacctctgcctcctgggttcaagcaattctcatgcctcagccccccgagtagctgggactacaggcttgtaccaccacacctgtctaatttttgtatttttagtagagatggggtttcgccatgttggccaggctcgtttcaaacccctgacctcaggtgatccgcctgcctcgggctcccaaagtgctggaattactggcatgagccactgtgcctggtgtattttcttctagaaaatttGGGTTTCAGTTTTTATGTTTACGTTAATGATCCATTTCCAGTTTGATTTCATTTATGCATGTTACTCTTAATTCAtggaacaagtatttattgagcactgtctCAGTACCAGCCACTATTTAAGGTACTGGTGTTCAttagtaaacaaacaaatgaaaatctcTGCACTTGTGAAACCTGTATTCTGGGGAAGTGACAAAAAATAAACTGATAAGTAAATTATAGATGAAAGGTGATAAAGGACCATGGTGGAGGGAACATGATAAGGTAAGGTAGAGGGGTGGTGAGGTTTCTGGTTTTAAGAAGGAGTAAAAATAGGCCTCATTGAgaatatgtcatttaaaaaatgacttggGGTGGGGTTGTGCATGATCAGTCCTTCAACACTAGAAAGATGGCAgagcaagagcaaagaaaaatccatttggtTCCAGAAAATCTCCTGAAATAGAGGAAGGCTTATCAAGCCCTCAAAGCCACTCAGGCAAAGCAGGCACTTTTGGCAAAGAAGgagcagaggaaaggaaaaaggctCAGGTTTAAGCAACTGGAATCATTCCTACATGATTCCTGGAGGCAGAAATGTGACAAGGTGCATCTCAGACAACTAGAAGTGAGACCTCATGCCTTGGAATTGCCAGATAAACATGCCATGGCCTTTGTTGTACACATCAAAAGGATTAATGGCATGAGTTTACCGGTGGAGAGAACCGTTGTAAGACTTCGCCTGAAGAAAATTTTTAGTGGTGTCTTTGTAAAAGTCAACCCCCAGAACCTAAAAATGCTGCTTATAGTGGAAACTTATGTGACCTGGGGATTTCCAAATCTGAAGTCTGTGCGGGAACTCACTTTGAAACATGAACAAGCCAAGGTCAAGAATAAGACCATCCCTCTGACAGACAACACAGTGATTGAGGAGCACCTGGAGAAGTTTGGTGACATTTGCTTGGAAGACCTCATTCATGAAATTGCCTTCCCAGGGAAGTATTTCCAGGAGATCTCATAGTTCTTGCTCCCTTTCCACCTTTTGGTGACCCAtcatgctcaggctggagtgcagtagtgcgatctcggctcactgcaacctccactatATAGCAAAAATATAGTGGGCTTCCTCAGGGAGATGGGCTCACATGGCTATCGGGGTGAATGCATCAGTCAGCTCATCTGCCAGCTGAACAAGACTCAGAATATTTGAAAGCACAGTGCAGTGGaagcatgtgtttttgttttggggggaaTTATCATCAGGTATCTTCAGAGAAGATTATTCCCTGCCTTATCTTCAAAAATCGGAAAGGAAGGGTTAAAATATAGTGGCTTATGTTCATGGCAAGCACCTCTCATCACAGTCCAGTTCTAAGGAAAAAGTCCAGTGTTTTCTGTATTGGCTGCTGCCTCGTCAGAAATCAGCACATGCCATGGAAGGAGTCCTGCTTTGTTGCATTTTCTATCCTAGGGTTTATTGTTGGTAAATGAGTAACTCAAGCATTTGTACAAGGCTCCCTAAGACTCCCACAGCAATGGACCAAGCCCAGGGACATAATTTAATCTGGAGAGTCCTGGGGCCTTGTTTTGAAAAGACTTGAAATACACATAAGAAGAAAGGCACATAAATAAATGTTCAGttgtccagaaaaaaaagaagatgagggAGTAGCCATTCAGACACCTGGGAGAAGAGTGTTCTGGGTAGAGAAAACAGCCAGTGCAAAGTCCTTAGGGTGGGAGCATGTCTGGCATGTCCCAGGAAACAGCCAGAAGGCCAGTATAGTACAGGGTAACAGTGGACAAGGTTACAGGGATATGGGAGGgcaaattgtttaaaattttatagaacaTTGTTAAGATTTTAGCTCTTTGAGTGACATGAGAAGCCATTTGAGAGTTCCATATActtaatgtacattttaaaacagcaCATATGTCCTCCTAAATATCACTTGGAGATTTCATAGTATTGATTCTTTAGGTATCTGCTTAATAGGtgtagaagcatttttttttcctgataggcATACTTAATATTATAATGGTTTTGTTATTTCAGAAAGATCCAGATTACCTGAAGCTGTGGTTGGACACTTTTGTTTCTAGCTATGAACAATTTTTAGACGTTGACTTTGAAAAGCTGCCTACCAGGTATGTAGAAACGGTAATTTGTAACCCCTGGATGAGTTTTTCATTTTTGGCACAAAGATTTCATTGATGACATATTACAAGGATGGCAATTATGTTACCCTCTTGATACTCATGAATAACCCTTTTCTCATAGAGACATAGCTAATTGATGACAATAGTCTTTCTTGATGATGCCAGACCTGGCTTCTAGAAAACTCTGCTTCTCTAGGACACTACCAACTGGTGTTCTGCAACACACTTCATTTCTGACACTAACTACCAGATCCAACAAGTAAAGGGCAAAGTCCTCCGTAAGACTGCCTTCACTTCAGACATTAGCCACTACAAGTCTTGGGGACCACCCATACTTCAgaccaactggctataaattcTGGGTTCTCacacctcctccccacctcaaGTTCAGTAACTCACCACACTGACTTGAAAAACTCACTGAAAGCACTATACTTGTGATTACGGCTTTATTGTAATGAATACACATAGGACAAGGTGTGGAAGGGtctggaggcagagcttccacGCCCTCTCCCCATGGAGTCAGGTGTATTGCCCTTCCTGAACATCAGCGTGTTCACTAATCAGGAAGCTCTTCAAGTTTTGGGTGTCCAGAGTTTTATTGGAGTCTTACTACATAATTGATTATGTGGTTGAGCTCAATTTCCCTCTCCCTAGAAGTATAAGTGGTGGTGAGGCTGAAAGTTCCAGCCCTCTAATTAatgcttgttctttcttttttttgaaatggagtattgctctgtcgacaggctgtgcagtggcacgatcttggctcactataacctccacctcctaggttcaagcaattctcctgcctcagcctcccaagtagctgggactacaggcacgcgccaccatgcttggctaatttttgtatttttggtagagacagggtttcaccatgttggccagtatgatctcgatctcttgacctcatgatccacctgcctcggactcccaaagtgctgggattataggtgtgagccactgccccttgGCCAATGCTTGGTCTTTCTGATAGGAGCAGCCTTCTATTCAAACTAAGGGCTTACCTTGAGTCACTTCATTTGCATAGACTCAGGTGTAATCCATAGGGcttattatgaataacaaaagacattCTGAATATCACTCAGAAAATCTCAAGGGTTTTTGAAGCTATGTGCCAGAAAACTGGGACAAAGACCagatatatattctttattatacAATAGGCATGTGAGTTGAAACTTATTTTCATTCCTGGCCTTACAGTAGGACCTTAGAAAACATCTTAGAGGAGGTGAAGTGTTTAGATTTTTAGAAACtagatttaaaaatcataaaatggaaaaattcaaatttatgGAAAAGTACTACTGAAAGTACAAATCTTTCATTTttccacccaccaccactccccacTTCCATACCATTTCCCAGGCCCACTTTTTAGATAAAGTTTTTTCTATATCTTAAGCTATCTTGAAGGCCTAATAGTTGTTCAGTAAGAGAGATTGCCTGGGgtaaaatgcaagaaaaatgGAGAGAGGCATCTAGCCACAAAAGGAGTGCCAGTTTAAGATAAGTGTTgtctgggtgccgtggctcacatctgtagtcccagcactttgggaggttgaggcaggcagattacttgagcctaggagtttgagaccagcctgggcaacatggcaaaaccccgtttctacaaataattaaaaatggtggtgtgcacctgtagtcccagttacttgggaggcggaggtgggaggatcgatttgGCCCAGagagttgaggctgtagtgtgctgtgatcgtgccactgcactccagcctgggtgacagagtgaaaccctgtctcaaaaaaaaaaaaaatgtgttgaggggagaagggaggaatgGATGGTGGTTGATGATGAGAAAGAGTATCTGGAGACTTAAATCTTCAAGGAGGAAAAGTGTTTGCATTTTGGGGATAGAGGTAGGCAATCAGAAGTAGTAAAGGAGAATTGAGTCTAGAGAATCAAATAGGGGCCAGATCATGAGGTACCATGCATGCGATACAAATGGActttgacttttttgttgttgttatggaAAATAAGAGTGCTACTGAAAAATTTTCTGTGTAGAGTGTCTTAATCATCAAGTTTGTGTTTCAAAGTCACTTTAGTGGCTGGTGGAGAGGGTTGAGACTGAAGGCAAGGAGCCCAGTTAAGAGATAATTGTGATAATCCAGAGATGTGGCTAGAGCTTTGGACCAAGATACTGAACTCAAGTAAGGATGTGAGTGTACTAAAAAAAAGACTAGTACTTCGTTATTTATAAATCCAGTTTCAGATGTCTTCCTCATTAGAATATTATTCATGTTAGGTTTATAAAGTTTAGGGAGTATTAACTCTTgaccttttctcaaaataaaattatttattactaCTTTTtaccaataaaataatattcttatgATTTGTGCTTAGAAGTACTtctgttttaataatttatagcTTGCTTTAAATCATGGAGCTAAGAATTTTATAGAGTTAGGATTTGAGCCTTTAAATGTTTGGAATATTAGAATGAAGACTTCTAAAGTTTCTAAGGTGCAGTTGTTATCATCCGTACATTACCAGTGTCTCCTTTCTTGGGACACTGTTTCCAAAAACATTATGTAGACTTATATTGCCACTATGTTTAAAGTAACATGAAGAACGCCAAGAGCATTGCTGTATTTGTGATATAGTTTGTTTACTTAATACTGTGTTTCATGTTTTTGTCAAAAAACTGAAAcatgaatttaatttttctaatagaAAACATTCAGATTTGTAAGTATATGCTACGTACAAGATATTTTATGAAATTAGTCAAATCACCTTGAAGATAAGAGACATATGGCTAATCCTCATATAAAGTAAACTGACCTTAGAGAATTCATAATGTAAAGCAGAGATGGCTTTTACTAGAATATAAAGCCTTTGAACTTCAACCTAGGCTGCTTCCTGTAGTAGACACAGACAACCATTGGTTTACAGTAGACATTCAAGAGCCAAACAGAGGAATGGAACAGATTTGTGGAATTTGGGAAACTGCAACAAAAGAAGCATAGAATTTTGAACAGTAAAGTCCTAGAGGTGGGAAAATGCTTCCAAGTCCTTAAATGCTCATAACATTAGGAACATGGCCAAAAATTTCAACTTTATCTATAAGGCATGTTCAACCAAGCcccaattttataattaaaaaaaatctttctgaggAGCTAATTTTTGTCCTCTTTAGTCATTTTTTAGAAGCTGATTTTTTTgactaattatttattaaaaccaATGTGCATATAGAGAATGGGATGACCAAGGACAAGGAAATACTCTTTTAAATAAGT is part of the Pan paniscus chromosome 13, NHGRI_mPanPan1-v2.0_pri, whole genome shotgun sequence genome and harbors:
- the LOC106634526 gene encoding large ribosomal subunit protein uL30-like 1, encoding MAFVVHIKRINGMSLPVERTVVRLRLKKIFSGVFVKVNPQNLKMLLIVETYVTWGFPNLKSVRELTLKHEQAKVKNKTIPLTDNTVIEEHLEKFGDICLEDLIHEIAFPGKYFQEIS